Proteins encoded by one window of Vampirovibrionales bacterium:
- a CDS encoding 5-formyltetrahydrofolate cyclo-ligase: protein MSDITARFCDKKALRRQARAVRRTLDREALGAALIARLAAMTCVQSAPSLLLFCATSDEIDLWPLTTRVPQAALYLPRMDGADEALTFHRYEPETPLIENAYGIREPSAQAPPYVPRPGDALIAPALMVDARGHRLGYGKACYDRFLAGSLAAGLTAIAAIPEALFCERLPVALAPWDYPVDWIVTEARTQRRELLTPLDARR from the coding sequence ATGTCAGACATCACCGCGCGATTCTGCGATAAGAAGGCGCTTCGTCGCCAAGCGCGCGCCGTGCGTCGAACCCTGGATCGCGAGGCGCTGGGCGCCGCCCTGATCGCGCGACTGGCGGCGATGACCTGTGTCCAGTCGGCTCCCTCGCTGTTGCTGTTTTGCGCCACATCAGATGAAATCGACCTGTGGCCGCTCACCACGCGCGTGCCGCAGGCCGCCCTCTATTTGCCGCGCATGGACGGCGCTGACGAGGCGCTGACCTTTCACCGCTACGAGCCCGAGACGCCGCTGATCGAAAACGCCTACGGCATCCGCGAGCCGTCTGCGCAGGCGCCCCCGTATGTTCCGCGTCCCGGCGACGCGCTGATCGCCCCGGCGCTGATGGTCGACGCGCGCGGCCATCGTCTGGGCTACGGCAAGGCCTGTTACGATCGATTTCTGGCCGGGTCGCTGGCGGCGGGTCTGACCGCCATCGCCGCGATTCCAGAAGCCTTGTTCTGCGAGCGTCTGCCTGTGGCGCTGGCCCCGTGGGATTATCCGGTCGACTGGATCGTCACCGAGGCGCGGACTCAGCGGCGCGAGCTGCTGACCCCGCTTGACGCGCGCCGCTGA
- a CDS encoding helix-turn-helix transcriptional regulator → MTPSSSSSSSSSSSSSPGDSSASVWVSLGARLKQARQQRGLKQADAARRVGVSVSSMSAMENGQRKVDAFELFALARLYRQPMDWFFSGHPELWNDSHKRAPAGRL, encoded by the coding sequence ATGACGCCTTCATCATCTTCTTCGTCATCGTCTTCCTCTTCGTCATCGCCCGGCGATTCTTCCGCATCGGTATGGGTGTCGCTGGGGGCCAGACTCAAACAGGCGCGCCAGCAACGCGGGCTCAAACAGGCGGATGCTGCGCGGCGCGTGGGCGTCTCAGTTTCCAGTATGTCGGCCATGGAGAACGGTCAGCGCAAAGTCGACGCCTTCGAGCTGTTCGCCTTGGCGCGCCTGTACCGTCAGCCGATGGACTGGTTCTTCAGCGGACACCCGGAACTGTGGAACGATTCGCACAAGCGCGCGCCAGCCGGACGCCTTTGA
- a CDS encoding bifunctional riboflavin kinase/FAD synthetase codes for MRLIETLTGPSLAPSSCAMGMFDGVHTGHRMVLENALREARANGWMSVAFSFANHPQALLSATPTQLLSSREERLEAFAAMGFDAAVILPFDEAMRAIEAPVFVQRILRGFLNVRSVSVGYDYRFGAGRRGDCDYLRQCAAREGFQAQIVDPVRAPDADGHAIVSSTLIRKLLNFGDVKQANSLLGQPYALTGRVTAGVQRGRQLGFPTANLDVAPQRLIPAIGAYAAQARVCGKTYRAVCNIGHAPTFEDAFPRRVEAHLLDYDGPSFYDETMRIAFLARLRDERAFPSADALVEQIRRDCASARALTDDASVVAHPEHA; via the coding sequence ATGCGACTGATTGAAACGCTGACCGGCCCGTCTTTAGCGCCCTCGTCCTGCGCGATGGGGATGTTTGACGGCGTGCATACGGGTCATCGCATGGTGCTGGAAAACGCCCTGCGCGAGGCCCGCGCCAACGGCTGGATGAGCGTGGCGTTCAGCTTCGCCAATCATCCGCAGGCGCTGTTGTCGGCCACGCCCACCCAATTGCTGTCTTCGCGCGAGGAGCGGCTCGAGGCCTTCGCCGCCATGGGGTTTGACGCCGCCGTGATTCTGCCGTTCGATGAGGCCATGCGCGCCATTGAAGCGCCGGTCTTCGTCCAGCGGATTTTACGGGGATTTCTGAACGTCAGAAGCGTCTCAGTCGGCTACGACTATCGCTTCGGGGCCGGGCGGCGCGGCGATTGCGATTATTTACGACAGTGCGCGGCCCGCGAGGGCTTTCAAGCGCAGATTGTCGACCCGGTGCGCGCGCCGGATGCCGATGGTCACGCGATTGTCAGCAGTACGCTGATTCGCAAGCTCCTCAATTTTGGCGACGTGAAGCAGGCCAATAGCTTGCTGGGGCAGCCTTACGCCCTGACAGGCCGCGTGACGGCCGGGGTGCAGCGCGGGCGTCAGTTGGGTTTTCCGACCGCGAATCTGGACGTGGCGCCTCAGCGGCTGATTCCGGCGATTGGCGCGTATGCGGCTCAGGCGCGCGTGTGCGGCAAGACGTATCGCGCCGTGTGCAACATTGGCCATGCGCCTACGTTCGAGGACGCCTTTCCGCGCCGGGTGGAAGCGCATCTGCTGGACTATGACGGCCCGTCCTTCTACGACGAGACGATGCGCATCGCCTTTCTTGCCCGCCTTCGCGACGAGCGCGCATTCCCCAGCGCCGACGCGTTGGTTGAGCAGATCCGTCGCGATTGCGCCTCTGCGCGCGCGCTGACTGACGACGCTTCCGTTGTCGCCCATCCAGAACACGCCTGA
- a CDS encoding M48 family metallopeptidase, translating into MRNGCIQVQVPKRWSQRHKASVAEELARKVKEREEERRRILQEIDLSQSPRVTIETNEALQALVDEINAQTFRIDGVRAEIGSSRYTRLAQMNIRTRVMRVSRFSLRNVPQQSLRYLLVHELAHCLEANHNKRFWKHVERFVPDYERQSRIIRAVHAQSVADEERLHPAPPPKKRQPRPLPTPPTQEEWARMPDYIKKLMPPWHELIKMYWP; encoded by the coding sequence ATGCGTAACGGCTGCATTCAGGTGCAGGTGCCCAAACGCTGGTCGCAGCGGCACAAGGCGTCGGTCGCCGAAGAATTGGCGCGCAAGGTAAAAGAGCGCGAAGAAGAGCGCCGTCGCATCCTGCAGGAAATTGACCTCAGCCAGTCGCCGCGCGTCACCATTGAGACGAACGAGGCGCTTCAGGCGCTGGTGGACGAAATCAACGCGCAGACCTTTCGAATCGACGGCGTCCGGGCCGAAATCGGCAGTTCGCGCTATACCCGCCTCGCCCAGATGAACATCCGCACGCGGGTCATGCGGGTGTCGCGCTTCAGCCTGCGCAACGTCCCCCAGCAAAGCCTGCGGTATCTGCTGGTACATGAGCTGGCGCATTGTCTGGAAGCCAATCATAACAAACGCTTCTGGAAGCATGTGGAGCGCTTTGTACCCGATTATGAGCGCCAGAGCCGTATTATTCGGGCTGTTCACGCGCAGTCGGTGGCGGATGAAGAGCGCCTGCATCCTGCGCCGCCGCCCAAGAAACGCCAGCCCCGGCCCTTACCCACGCCTCCCACCCAGGAAGAATGGGCGCGGATGCCGGATTACATCAAAAAATTGATGCCCCCCTGGCATGAGTTGATCAAGATGTACTGGCCATGA